The Porphyrobacter sp. HT-58-2 genome segment ATGAGCAGAAGCAAGACAAAGAAAAACTGTTTTCGGGTAGGATAAAAAATTACAAGTCACTCGATTATGTGTCGGGATGGTTCCTAAAATGTAATGATTTTGTGACCATGGCCAGCGGCCGCTCTGGTTATGCGTTGGTTGCAACGAACTCAATATGCCAAGGTCAGCATGTTTCTATTCTCTGGGAAAAACTTCTTGCGGCAGGTGTGGAAATCGGTTTTTCGCATACTTCCTTTGCGTGGAAGAATAACGCCAGAAACAATGCTGCTGTCATAGTAGTAATAGTGGGAATATTGAAAAATGTTCATCCACTTAAGAAGAAAATATATGATAACGATCTTGTTTATGAATGTGACAATATAACTCCATACATAACAAGTGGCCGAAACGTTATAGTCCACCCAGTTTCCAACGCATCTTCTAATAAGCCGAGAATGCAGTTTGGGAATATGGCTCTGAATGGTGGAAGTTTAATCTTTGACCAAAGGGAAAGGGATGAGTTCCTCCATAGAAACCCTAATGCAGAAAAATATTTTAGAAAGCTCGTTGGCTCTGAGGAATTCATCCGTGGCACGATGAGGTATTGCCTTTGGATACGTCAAAATGATTTGGAGGACGCAGCCAGCATACCCGATATTGCCGATCGCATAGCTACTGTTCAGCGCCTGAGACTGGAGAGCTCAGATGCCGCTACTCGACGGATGGCTGAAATGCCATACCGGTTCCGTGAGCAGCACGAGTCTCATAGCTACTCCCTCATAGTGCCGAGGGTGTCATCAGACAGAAGAATTTATATTCCGTGCGGAGTTTTAGATTCTGAATGTATAATTTCAGATTCTGCATTTGCCATTTTTGATGCGCCTCTCTGGACCATGTCCGTCATAAGTTCCAAGATGCACATTTGTTGGATCCGAGCGGTTTGCGGAAAGTTGAAGGGTGACTACAGATATTCCAATACAATCGGATGGAACACCTTTCCCATTCCGGATCTGGATGAAGGCTCACTCACCGAACTCGCAGCCAGCGCAGAAACCATTCAGTTAATCAGAGACAGCCATTTCCCATCGACTATCGCAGAGATCTACGATCCGGAGGGCATGCCAAGGGATTTGCTGGATGCCCACCGGTCCAATGACGAAGTGATTGAAAAGCTGTATGTTGGCAGGACATTCAAGAACGATACCGAGAGGCTTGAGCATCTGTTCAAGCTCTACACGAAGATGGTAGCCTCAAAGGGCAAGGCATAGGGGGCCACGTCATGCAGGAATTGGTGCATGTCACGTACGAGCAGACCGGCGAAAGTCAGCATCAGGATGCCATGGGCATGCGGGCCATGCAGCGCCGTGTCTTCAAGGAGCGTGGCTCTCAATATCTGTTGGTGAAGGCCCCGCCCGCCTCCGGTAAGTCTCGTGCCTTGATGTTTGTCGGCTTGGACAAGCTCGAAAACCAAGGGATCAGGAAGGTCATCGTGGCCGTCCCCGAAAAGTCTATCGGCAACTCGTTCCGCACAACGAACCTCACCAGCGGTGGGTTCTTCACCGACTGGGTAGTGGACTCCCGTTGGAACCTCTGCACCGACGAACCGGAAACCCGGACGGTGGAGAAGGGCAAGGTTCAGGCCTTCAAGTCGTTCCTGACCCAGCCGGACAAAATCCTCGTATGCACCCATGCCACCCTGCGCTTTGCCTTCGATGACCTTGGCCCGGAACCGTTCGATGGCTGCGTCCTTGCCGTTGACGAATTCCATCATGCCAGCGCTCATGAGCAAAACCGCCTTGGTGAGGTGGTCCGTGCGCTGGTTGAACGGGACAAGGCTCATATCGTAGCCATGACCGGATCGTATTTCCGTGGGGATGCGGAGATGGTCCTTCGACCGGAGGACGAGGCCAAGTTTACCCGTGTCACCTACACCTATTTTGAACAGCTGAATGGCTACGAGCATCTCAAGTCGCTCGGCATTGGCTACCATTTCTACAAGGGTGTGTACCTCGACAGCATCTCTGAGGTGCTCGATTGCAACAAGAAAACGATCATCCACATTCCGCACACGGCAGCGGCGGAAAGTACCAAGGACAAGTACAGCGAGGTTGGTCACATCCTCGATGCCATCGGTGATTACAAAGGTGTTGATCCGGCCACGGGCTTCTACCTCGTGCAGTCGGGAGACCGCTTGCTGAAGGTCGCTGACCTTGTGGAAGATGATCCCGAAAAGCGGATGCGGGTGCAGGCATCGCTGCGGAAACTCGAAGATCGGGATGCCGTCGACATCATCATTGCCATGGGAATGGCAAAAGAGGGCTTTGACTGGGTTTGGTGCGAACATGCGCTGACTGTGGGCTATCGGTCATCGCTTACCGAAATCATCCAAATCATTGGCCGGGCCACCCGTGATGCCCCGAACAAGGTCCATGCCCAGTTCACCAATCTGATCGCTGAACCTGATGCAACGCAGGACACCGTGATTTCAGCGGTGAACGATATGCTGAAGGCAATCTCGGCCTCCCTGTTGATGGAGCAGGTGATGGCCCCAAAATTCAAGTTCTACACGAGGAAAGACCCCGATGGTCCCGCCGGTGGCGGCGATGATGCTGACATCGAGATCGACAGCAACACCGGCGAAATCCACATAGGCATCAAGGGCTTTAAGGAGCCATCAACGGAACGTGTCCGGCAGATCGTGGAAGAGGACATCAATGATCTTGTAGCCAACGTTTGTCAGGACACCGTAATTGCCACCCAGGCATCAGCCAATCCCAACGTGACTCCCGAAGAGGTCAACAAGGTTTTCATCCCACGGATCATTGAATCCCGTTATCCCGACCTCTCGATGGATGAACAGGAGGAGGTCCGTCAGCAGTTGGTTGCCCGGATGAGCATCGTAGCAAAGGCCAACGACGAAGCCCGAAAGAGTGGCCGTGTCGGCATTTTGGAAATGATCAAAAAGTTCATCAACGTTCAGGACCTGAACATTGACCTGATCGACAGCATCAACCCCTTCCAGCAGGCATATGAGGTTCTGTCCAAGTCGCTCGACAGCAAGACGTTGGCCCAGATTCAGGAGGCCATTGCCGGCAAGAAGGTGAACCTGACCGAAGAGGATGTGGTCAACCTGTTTCCCAAACTCCAACGGTTTGTTGAACAGCACAAGCGGCAGCCGTCCCTGAACTCTGCCGATCCCGTGGAGCGGGTGCTGGCCGAGGCTCGTGCATGGCTCGTGGCCAAGAAGCGTGAGCGTCAGCAGCAGGAAGCTTCCCAGTAACATGTCGAAGCCATCCCTTGACGATATCCTGAATGGACCGGACCCGCTCGGCATCCTGCACGATGACACCCCGATCAAAGTCCGGACGACGGTGGATGACCGCACCAAGGCTGGCTTTGATGAGATCAATACGTTCGTCGATGCACATGGCCGTGAACCAGCGGAGGCTGACGGCGCTGATATCAAGGAAAAGGGGTTATCCCGCCGCCTTCAAACCATCCGTGCCAATCCGTCACTAGTGGCTGCGCTGGCGGGCATAGATCGGCATGGCTTGTTGGCCGTTGGCGGAGAGGACGAAACATCCACCCCGAAGAGCCTTGATGAGATTCTGGACCTCATCGATGATGACGGTGACGACGACAGCATTTTTTCTCTCCGTCACGTGAAGCCACGAGAGGAATTAGATCAGGCTGATTTCGTAGCTCGCCGGCAACCGTGCCGAGATTTTGATAAGTTCAAGCCGCTCTTTGAAAAAGTCCAACGGGAGTTGGAACTCGGTGTCCGCAAATCGGTGGAGTTCAAGGTCGAAAAAGAGATCGACCAAGGGCAGTTTTTTATCCTGAAGGGGCTAATTGCCTATGTGGCCGAGGTCGGGGAAACCTTCATCAAGAACGGCAAGGAAAATGCCCGTATCAGAACGATCTTCTCAAACGGTACAGAGCTGAACAACCTTCGCCGCTCTTTGGCCAAGGAACTCTATCGATATGGTGACGGTAGACGGATAACTGACCCGTTGCCGGGAGTGCTGTTCGGCGGAGAGCCAGGGGAAACCGATATAGGCACCGGGACCATCTACGTCCTTCGAAGTCTCTCCACCGATCCGAACGTTGCCCCGCACAAAAACGTCCTGCACAAGATCGGTGTGACCTCAATGTCGGTCGAACGTCGGATTGCCAACGCCGAGAATGATGCGACATATCTGCTAGCACCCGTTGAGATCGTTGCCAGCTACGAGCTGTTCAACATCAACAGCACTAAGCTGGAAAACATGCTCCATCGCTTTTTTGCAGCCGCTCGTGCGGAGATCACAATTCCTGATCGGTTCGGCAAACCTGTCCAGCCACGGGAGTGGTTCTTTGTCCCACTCCCGGCCATCCGGGAGGTGGTAAGGCGTCTGGAAGATGGCTCCATCACCCGAAGCCGTTATGATCCAATGACTGCTTCGATCGTCGATATCTGAGCCATTCAAATGACCCAGCCACAGATCAAATCCCGCCGCCAGCACATCCGCCTGTGGTTCGAGTTCTACAAACTGGCCCTTGATGACCCTGCCTTGCAGGACAACCTCGCCAAGGTCCGCACCTTCTACGAGCCATGGGGCGATCCCCGTGGCGTGGACTTTCGTGTTTGGTGGAAGGATCACGGCTACCTGTTTGGCGCTACGCAGGTCGAGGAGGCAACCAAGGTCTCGAGGGCTCCGAACGTCCTGAACCTCTCGATCCCCCTGAACCTGCCTGTCACGAAGACGCTACCTGACGTCAAAAGGCTGATTGAGGCGAAGCAACGAGAACGTTTGCAGGAACTGGGGCTGAATCCAGATGCAGCTAAGTCGCTTCATGCGGGGTTCGGCACCTATGAGATAAACGCAAAAGAGCTCCGTGGGCGACCGCTCCACGAAGCTCATGTGATTTACTGCATCTGGTTGGAGATGGGGAAGCCGACCATCAACTCGGACTTCTTACAGGCGGTCAGGGATAGGTTGCTGAACCGTCCAAGGGCAAAATGGCTGCCGAGTTTTCTGATGAGAGAGGCTGACGTTGATCGAAAGGGAAGCCGCCGCTTTGCCGAAGAGCAAATTCGGCAAATGCGGCGGTCTATTAAGAAAGCCCAAGACGTTTGCGAGGCTGTTTCTAAAGGGAAATTTCCCTCATGAATTGAGCTTAGTTAAGAGCCAACATCAATCGAAATCAGATTTTCTTTAATCGAAAATCCTTCAACGTATATCTCTTCATTGATGTAAAGGTCGACGTACCTCGACAATCCGTCAAATATATCATGAAAATATTTTGACTGAAGTGGCTCAATTTTACCGCAGAATTGAATAAATTTTACGGCATCATTTTTAATGATTCCTCTGTCGGTTC includes the following:
- a CDS encoding DEAD/DEAH box helicase; this translates as MQELVHVTYEQTGESQHQDAMGMRAMQRRVFKERGSQYLLVKAPPASGKSRALMFVGLDKLENQGIRKVIVAVPEKSIGNSFRTTNLTSGGFFTDWVVDSRWNLCTDEPETRTVEKGKVQAFKSFLTQPDKILVCTHATLRFAFDDLGPEPFDGCVLAVDEFHHASAHEQNRLGEVVRALVERDKAHIVAMTGSYFRGDAEMVLRPEDEAKFTRVTYTYFEQLNGYEHLKSLGIGYHFYKGVYLDSISEVLDCNKKTIIHIPHTAAAESTKDKYSEVGHILDAIGDYKGVDPATGFYLVQSGDRLLKVADLVEDDPEKRMRVQASLRKLEDRDAVDIIIAMGMAKEGFDWVWCEHALTVGYRSSLTEIIQIIGRATRDAPNKVHAQFTNLIAEPDATQDTVISAVNDMLKAISASLLMEQVMAPKFKFYTRKDPDGPAGGGDDADIEIDSNTGEIHIGIKGFKEPSTERVRQIVEEDINDLVANVCQDTVIATQASANPNVTPEEVNKVFIPRIIESRYPDLSMDEQEEVRQQLVARMSIVAKANDEARKSGRVGILEMIKKFINVQDLNIDLIDSINPFQQAYEVLSKSLDSKTLAQIQEAIAGKKVNLTEEDVVNLFPKLQRFVEQHKRQPSLNSADPVERVLAEARAWLVAKKRERQQQEASQ
- a CDS encoding GIY-YIG nuclease family protein, producing MSKPSLDDILNGPDPLGILHDDTPIKVRTTVDDRTKAGFDEINTFVDAHGREPAEADGADIKEKGLSRRLQTIRANPSLVAALAGIDRHGLLAVGGEDETSTPKSLDEILDLIDDDGDDDSIFSLRHVKPREELDQADFVARRQPCRDFDKFKPLFEKVQRELELGVRKSVEFKVEKEIDQGQFFILKGLIAYVAEVGETFIKNGKENARIRTIFSNGTELNNLRRSLAKELYRYGDGRRITDPLPGVLFGGEPGETDIGTGTIYVLRSLSTDPNVAPHKNVLHKIGVTSMSVERRIANAENDATYLLAPVEIVASYELFNINSTKLENMLHRFFAAARAEITIPDRFGKPVQPREWFFVPLPAIREVVRRLEDGSITRSRYDPMTASIVDI